The proteins below come from a single Bactrocera dorsalis isolate Fly_Bdor chromosome 5, ASM2337382v1, whole genome shotgun sequence genomic window:
- the LOC105232777 gene encoding uncharacterized protein LOC105232777 encodes MLCLSICQRLKCIYVVSLLLPIMNSSLLTAVTIESSTENIADGTSISTSVINRSNKIIRNPTIPKPTIRVDNHSNRDGEKNGDRSKQLLVALSSKSYISKPNATAPTPVKLTKRAGSAAEIKHKKITKENLNRTGDIATRGKLRQEPDHIPDSSGHIPYRINRPHLGLSGYESAGVSSSSNDGGDDYHNLSYESDKWPSDYWERDYNKNFLYNNTRVHHIEAECQDDYMKIRIGFNATFNGLIYSAGYAYDPDCMYINGSGRDYYEFFIQLNRCGTLGKNALHEEKRKNPTNFMWNTVTVQYNPLIEEEYDEHFKVTCEYGYDFWKTVTFPFLDVEVATGNPVVFTLSPPECYMEIQNGYGIGGPRVTGPVRVGDPLTLIIYMRSKYDGFDIVVNDCYAHNGANKKIQLIDEYGCPVDDKLISRFRGSWSDSGIFETQVYAYMKTFRFTGSPALYIECDVRMCHGRCPSQPCHWRNSKTVSKRDISNSTALNLQSALDSTASEVEKTNSSQNSGNSLAVDIMAISNSDKQPASLSENLNLFQSLRVLQEGESDGNGFYPHSRRLEPQGNQTCMKTTTLSALTIILSVTMFVLSGTLVVTCSRLKRRSKDASLYETYITHKGQID; translated from the exons ATGTTATGTTTGTCAATATGTCAAAGATTAAAATGCATTTACGTGGTCTCTCTTCTACTACCCATAATGAAC TCATCACTCTTGACAGCAGTAACAATTGAGTCATCTACGGAGAATATAGCTGACGGCACAAGTATATCCACTTCCGTTATAAATcgaagcaataaaataataagaaatccAACCATTCCGAAACCTACAATCAGAGTTGATAATCATAGCAACAGAGACGGCGAAAAAAATGGAGATCGTTCGAAGCAGTTACTTGTGGCATTGTCATCCAAATCATACATTAGTAAGCCAAATGCAACAGCCCCCACACCTGTTAAACTTACAAAGCGTGCTGGCTCCGCTGCGGAGATAAAAcataaa aaaataaccaAAGAGAATTTAAATCGAACGGGAGATATTGCAACACGAGGAAAACTCCGTCAAGAACCA GACCACATTCCAGACTCATCAGGACATATTCCTTATCGGATAAACCGACCACATCTAGGACTGTCAGGATACGAATCCGCTGGAGTGAGCTCGAGTTCAAATGATGGCGGAGACGACTACCATAATTTGTCCTATGAGTCAGATAAGTGGCCAAGCGATTACTGGGAACGTGACTACAACAAGAATTTCCTTTATAACAATACTCGAGTACACC ATATTGAAGCGGAGTGTCAGGATGATTACATGAAAATTCGGATTGGATTTAATGCTACCTTCAATGGATTGATATATTCAGCTGGTTATGCATATGATCCCGACTGCATGTATATAAATGGTTCAGGTCGGGATTATTACGAGTTTTTCATTCAGTTGAATCGCTGCGGAACTTTAGGAAAAAATGCACTTcatgaagaaaaaagaaaaaatccaact AACTTTATGTGGAATACTGTGACAGTACAATACAATCCACTCATAGAAGAAGAATATGATGAACACTTTAAAGTCACCTGCGAATATGGCTACGACTTTTGGAAAACAGTGACCTTTCCATTTTTAGACGTCGA AGTAGCGACCGGCAACCCCGTTGTATTTACTTTAAGTCCACCAGAGTGTTATATGGAAATACAAAATGGATACGGGATTGGAGGACCACGTGTCACTGGACCTGTGCGAGTTGGCGACCCACTCACATTGATAATTTACATGCGCAGCAAATACg atGGTTTCGATATTGTTGTAAACGATTGTTATGCACATAACGGTGCTAACAAAAAGATTCAGCTTATTGATGAATATGGTTGTCCTGTGGATGATAAGCTAATTTCCAGATTTCGAGGCTCTTGGTCTGATTCGGGAATTTTCGAAACccaagtatatgcatatatgaaaaCTTTTCGCTTTACAGGCTCGCCAGCACTATATATAGAATGTGATGTACGAATGTGTCACGGCCGATGTCCG agtCAGCCATGTCACTGGCGCAATTCGAAAACTGTATCTAAACGAGATATATCAAATTCAACAGCACTCAACTTACAATCTGCATTAGACTCAACTGCGTCTGAAGTAGAGAAAACAAATTCATCACAAAATTCCGGAAATAGCCTAGCAGTTGATATAATGGCTATATCGAACTCAGACAAACAACCTGCTTCGTTATCGGAGAATTTGAATCTGTTTCAATCGTTGCGTGTACTCCAGGAGGGTGAGTCCGATGGGAATGGGTTTTATCCACATTCTCGTCGGTTGGAGCCTCAAGGAAATCAAACATGTATGAAAACGACTACATTATCAGCATTAACAATAATTCTCTCTGTAACTATGTTTGTACTCTCGGGCACTCTAGTAGTAACTTGCTCTCGGCTAAAGAGACGCAGCAAAGATGCATCTTTGTATGAAACATACATTACTCACAAAGGGCAAATTGATTAA